In Columba livia isolate bColLiv1 breed racing homer chromosome 6, bColLiv1.pat.W.v2, whole genome shotgun sequence, a single genomic region encodes these proteins:
- the LOC102086918 gene encoding cytochrome P450 26C1 isoform X1, producing MPAGLSWPEAAALALLALALLVTLCQHLWALRWSLSRDRTSALPLPKGSMGWPFFGETLHWLLQGSRFHSSRRERYGNVFKTHLLGRPVVRVTGAENIRKILLGEHTLVSTQWPQSTQIILGSHTLLGSIGDLHRQRRKILARVFSRAALESYLPRIQKVVSWELQGWCMEPGSIAVYSSAKTLTFRIAAQILLGLRLEEKQFKDLARTFEQLVENLFSLPLNIPFSGLRKGIKARDMLHEFMEKAIQEKLKRNNTEDHSDALDFIINSAKEHGKEFTMQELKESAIELIFAAFFTTASASTSLILLLLKHPSVTEKIRQELMSHELYQQCECCPARPCPDTLTAQSKDNEKALLHPTAKDARKDQSQPLGPREEGSPQLCTPPKPTLPQSSLCTGPQLPALSGQSCHCPSGINLEKLSRLSYLDCVIKEVLRVLPPVSGGYRTALQTFELDGYQIPKGWSVMYSIRDTHETATVYQSPHSGFDPDRFSAAGTEATGRFHYIPFGGGARSCIGKELAQAILKLLAIELVSTARWELATPSYPTMQTVPIVHPVDDGLQLYFHPLQASCGSDA from the exons ATGCCGGCGGGGCTCTCCTGGCCCGAAGCGGCCGCACTGGCCCTGCTGGCCCTGGCGCTGCTGGTCACCCTGTGCCAGCACCTGTGGGCGCTGCGCTGGAGCCTCAGCCGGGACCGCACCAGCGCTCTGCCCCTGCCCAAGGGTTCCATGGGCTGGCCCTTCTTCGGGGAGACCCTGCACTGGCTGCTCCAG GGCTCCCGCTTCCACAGTTCCCGTCGGGAGAGGTACGGAAATGTTTTCAAGACCCACCTCCTGGGCCGTCCAGTGGTGCGTGTGACGGGCGCTGAGAATATTCGCAAGATCCTGCTGGGTGAGCACACGCTAGTCAGCACGCAGTGGCCCCAGAGCACGCAGATCATCCTGGGCTCCCACACTCTACTTGGCTCCATTGGTGACCTGCACCGCCAGCGCCGCAAG ATCCTGGCCAGAGTGTTCAGCCGTGCTGCCCTGGAAAGCTACCTGCCACGGATCCAGAAGGTTgtgagctgggagctgcagggctggtgcatggagccaggctccatcGCAGTTTATTCCTCCGCTAAAACCTTAACTTTCCGCATTGCAGCTCAGATTCTACTGGGGCTCCGCCTGGAGGAAAAGCAGTTCAAGGACCTGGCCAGAACCTTTGAACAGCTGGTGGAGAACCTCTTCTCCCTGCCCCTCAACATACCCTTCAGCGGTCTGCGCAAG GGAATCAAAGCGCGGGATATGCTGCATGAGTTTATGGAGAAGGCTATACaggaaaaactgaagagaaacaaCACAGAAGATCACAGTGATGCTCTGGATTTCATAATAAACAGTGCCAAGGAGCATGGCAAAGAGTTCACCATGCAGGAGCTAAAG GAGTCAGCGATTGAGCTcatatttgctgcttttttcacCACGGCTAGTGCCAGCACCTCTCTGATCCTCCTGCTACTGAAGCACCCCTCAGTGACTGAAAAAATAAGGCAGGAGCTGATGTCCCATGAGCTGTACCAGCAGTGTGAGTGCTGCCCTGCGAGACCCTGCCCAGACACCCTGACCGCCCAGAGCAAGGACAATGAGAAGGCGCTTCTCCACCCCACGGCCAAAGATGCTCGCAAGGACCAAAGCCAGCCCCTGGGCCCAAGAGAGGAAGGTtccccccagctctgcacccCACCAAAGCCCACCCTTCCCCAGAGCAGTCTCTGCACtggcccccagctcccggcacTGTCAGGCCAGAGCTGTCACTGCCCCTCAGGCATCAACCTGGAGAAGCTGAGCCGCCTGAGCTACCTGGACTGTGTGATTAAGGAGGTGCTGAGGGTGCTGCCCCCTGTCTCCGGAGGCTACAGGACAGCACTGCAGACTTTTGAGCTGGAT gGTTACCAGATCCCCAAAGGCTGGAGTGTCATGTACAGCATCCGTGACACGCATGAGACGGCCACTGTTTACCAGAGCCCCCACAGCGGCTTTGACCCAGACCGCTTCAGTGCTGCCGGGACAGAGGCCACAGGCCGCTTTCACTACATCCCCTTTGGTGGTGGGGCACGGAGCTGCATCGGCAAGGAGCTGGCACAGGCCATCCTCAAGCTGCTGGCCATCGAGCTGGTCAGCACGGCCCGCTGGGAGCTGGCCACCCCCAGCTACCCCACCATGCAGACCGTGCCCATCGTGCACCCTGTTGATGATGGGCTGCAGCTCTACTTCCACCCCTTGCAGGCCAGCTGTGGCAGTGACGCCTGA
- the LOC102086918 gene encoding cytochrome P450 26C1 isoform X2 translates to MPAGLSWPEAAALALLALALLVTLCQHLWALRWSLSRDRTSALPLPKGSMGWPFFGETLHWLLQGSRFHSSRRERYGNVFKTHLLGRPVVRVTGAENIRKILLGEHTLVSTQWPQSTQIILGSHTLLGSIGDLHRQRRKGIKARDMLHEFMEKAIQEKLKRNNTEDHSDALDFIINSAKEHGKEFTMQELKESAIELIFAAFFTTASASTSLILLLLKHPSVTEKIRQELMSHELYQQCECCPARPCPDTLTAQSKDNEKALLHPTAKDARKDQSQPLGPREEGSPQLCTPPKPTLPQSSLCTGPQLPALSGQSCHCPSGINLEKLSRLSYLDCVIKEVLRVLPPVSGGYRTALQTFELDGYQIPKGWSVMYSIRDTHETATVYQSPHSGFDPDRFSAAGTEATGRFHYIPFGGGARSCIGKELAQAILKLLAIELVSTARWELATPSYPTMQTVPIVHPVDDGLQLYFHPLQASCGSDA, encoded by the exons ATGCCGGCGGGGCTCTCCTGGCCCGAAGCGGCCGCACTGGCCCTGCTGGCCCTGGCGCTGCTGGTCACCCTGTGCCAGCACCTGTGGGCGCTGCGCTGGAGCCTCAGCCGGGACCGCACCAGCGCTCTGCCCCTGCCCAAGGGTTCCATGGGCTGGCCCTTCTTCGGGGAGACCCTGCACTGGCTGCTCCAG GGCTCCCGCTTCCACAGTTCCCGTCGGGAGAGGTACGGAAATGTTTTCAAGACCCACCTCCTGGGCCGTCCAGTGGTGCGTGTGACGGGCGCTGAGAATATTCGCAAGATCCTGCTGGGTGAGCACACGCTAGTCAGCACGCAGTGGCCCCAGAGCACGCAGATCATCCTGGGCTCCCACACTCTACTTGGCTCCATTGGTGACCTGCACCGCCAGCGCCGCAAG GGAATCAAAGCGCGGGATATGCTGCATGAGTTTATGGAGAAGGCTATACaggaaaaactgaagagaaacaaCACAGAAGATCACAGTGATGCTCTGGATTTCATAATAAACAGTGCCAAGGAGCATGGCAAAGAGTTCACCATGCAGGAGCTAAAG GAGTCAGCGATTGAGCTcatatttgctgcttttttcacCACGGCTAGTGCCAGCACCTCTCTGATCCTCCTGCTACTGAAGCACCCCTCAGTGACTGAAAAAATAAGGCAGGAGCTGATGTCCCATGAGCTGTACCAGCAGTGTGAGTGCTGCCCTGCGAGACCCTGCCCAGACACCCTGACCGCCCAGAGCAAGGACAATGAGAAGGCGCTTCTCCACCCCACGGCCAAAGATGCTCGCAAGGACCAAAGCCAGCCCCTGGGCCCAAGAGAGGAAGGTtccccccagctctgcacccCACCAAAGCCCACCCTTCCCCAGAGCAGTCTCTGCACtggcccccagctcccggcacTGTCAGGCCAGAGCTGTCACTGCCCCTCAGGCATCAACCTGGAGAAGCTGAGCCGCCTGAGCTACCTGGACTGTGTGATTAAGGAGGTGCTGAGGGTGCTGCCCCCTGTCTCCGGAGGCTACAGGACAGCACTGCAGACTTTTGAGCTGGAT gGTTACCAGATCCCCAAAGGCTGGAGTGTCATGTACAGCATCCGTGACACGCATGAGACGGCCACTGTTTACCAGAGCCCCCACAGCGGCTTTGACCCAGACCGCTTCAGTGCTGCCGGGACAGAGGCCACAGGCCGCTTTCACTACATCCCCTTTGGTGGTGGGGCACGGAGCTGCATCGGCAAGGAGCTGGCACAGGCCATCCTCAAGCTGCTGGCCATCGAGCTGGTCAGCACGGCCCGCTGGGAGCTGGCCACCCCCAGCTACCCCACCATGCAGACCGTGCCCATCGTGCACCCTGTTGATGATGGGCTGCAGCTCTACTTCCACCCCTTGCAGGCCAGCTGTGGCAGTGACGCCTGA